The genome window tgtttgttcctcTGAGTTGTGTGTCCTGtgttttccctccccagctgcctgcacGAACCACGTTCCTGTCATCACCACGCTGCTGCGCGGAGGTAACGTTTCCTCTATAACAGTTATAGCCTGTTCCCTTCCTGACCGGTTGAAACTCTCCAGGGACACCAAATCCTGGTGACAGACCTCACTGTCCCTGCTCGTGCATCTTGCAGGGGCCAGAGTTGATGCCTTGGATCGAGCTGGCAGAACCCCACTGCACCTGGCTAAGTCAAAGCTGAATATCCTGCAGGAAGGATTCTCCCACAGCCTGGAGGCTGTACGCCTTGAAGTGAAACAGGTAAAAGAAACAGCCCCATGTTCTGGTAATGGGGTacagcccctggcagcctcCTGCCCCCTTTACTTAAATGCCTGTCGGTAGGCTCTTAACTGCTGTGGGAAAGTTTGACTTCCATTTTCAGAGACCTTCCTTTTTCTCAGCCTctactttaattttttccagGGCCTCCCTTGGCTCTGGTAATCTAAGGATGCATTGAGTGGATTCTGGGGCTGTATGAAGCATACTCTTTTCTTCAACCACGATGTAAGAGATGCCTtgtggctggagagggacaAGGCACGAGGCTGTAGCTGTGCTGTACACATTCTCTGTATTCCTAACACAATCTATCCTGCTCCAGTATGTAGAGGCATGGAATAGGAAAGCACTCCTGGGCCTGCAAATGCATGGGGCGTGGGCCTCACTTCAGGAGCAACATAGACACAAGTATTTTTATCCTCTGTGCATGAGCAGATCCTGCTGGAATTAGAagtccctgctcctcacagtgAGGGAAGCTCACTAGCCATAAAGAAAATTTGGTGCTTTCAGGGCTAGACCTTGTGCTGCTTCAGCTGGGCTTATCTCTCTTCCCTGTTCTTAACCTGGCACAAGGATCACAGCTAGCCCATCTGTGACTGGTGACTCATTGGACTCTGATGCTGCCATTAGTGCCATGTAGTTGCTTTGCCTGGGTTTGTCTCTAGGGGTCGTGTACTCTGTCATGTTTTGCAGCTTTAAGGCTGTATGTTtggcaatttaatttttcctgtagAAACACTCCAGCCCGGTGCAGCTTTCTGATGTTTGCCTCTTATGCCCGTTTGTTTCAGATTATCCAGATGTTGCGGGAATACCTGGACCGTCTGGGGAGGCATGAGCAAAAGGAACAGCTGGATGACCTCTGCTCCAGGCTACAGATGACTAGCACAAAGGAGCAGGTAGGCAGCATTGAGCTGCTCTGACTCACCTCCTTGCACTGGGACTCCTGCATTTGGGAGAATGCAACTGCATGAGCAGTGGGGCATTGCAGACATGGTTATTGCTCACACTGGGGCAAGTGGGCAAGTTACATGATGACTCATGGTACTCCTTTAGGTGAAAACTCAAAATGCAGAAAGCATCATAGTGCCAAGTAGCTGGGAAGCTGAGGATCAGATGGGCTGAGGACAGTCAGTTTAAGGCCAGGATCAGCACAAGTGCACAGGGTTGCAGggcctggggtttttttcctacaaaagaCTGGCCCCTAGAAACAGGCTTAGAGGAAATAGCCCTGATATCATATTTGAATTTTGGGTAATGTAGCAACATGCTGGTATTTTAAGGACTGGCCAAATGATACAGAAGGGAAGTCAAGCATCACCTCTTGAAGAATGGGGAGAAACTCCTATTGCCTTAGATTAGGGCTTGTTTGATGATGAGGACAGTAGCCCTTCTGCATGATTCTTGGCACCAAAAGGATCCTGTCCTAGTATAAGTTCAGCGTGGGCATTACTGGCAATTCTAGTGCAAGGGTGGTCCCTGCTGCATGGGGGTTTCttctgtggggctgggtggcTGCACAGCTGCATTCCCCTCCCTGATAGCCATGTATTCTGTCAGGTGGATGAGGTTACAGACCTCCTGGCCAGCTTCACGTCACTCAGCCTGCAGATGCAGAAGATGGACAACAGGTAATGGGCTGCCAAATCATCTTcctgaagcagcaggagaagccttagagagaaaaggaagctgaagTTTGCTTCTCAGATCACTGACTAAACATTGCTGCCAGCAGGCATTCCTGCCCAGACTGACTCTCCAGTGGTGCACTGTTCCTGTtggtgctgccacagctgcctcatAGGAAGGCAGCAGGCTTTGCACAACAAAGGCAACAGACAAGAACGCTGCAGCTGTGACTTTGGGGTAAAAGAGCTGCTCTACTTTTTACCAGAGGGGCTGACGATGAATAGGGTACCCTTTCCAGAGATATTTTGCCTTCTCCTAAGTACATCAGCTCAATGTAGGTGGTGACCAATGCCATGTGCAGTTACCAGCTCTTACTAGTGCACTCAGCAGCTGGCCAGCATCACAGAAAAGCTTGGAACATTCCTGCTTGGAAAAGGCATCTTTTGCCCCCTCCATACTGCTCAATTGCATGAGGGAGAAAGTGAATGCCTTGAACAGCAGAAGGCTTTGTGCTGTGAGAAGAACGCACATTTAATTCTGCATGCTAAAAGCTGAGCAAACATTCTGCCTTAAGAAACATGCTGGGAGGCCTTGTCAGAGCTTAATGAGGCTTAATCCTCACCTTCCCCATTGCCTGCTATCAGACAGCAGAGAATGTGTCTGGTTACAAATGGGATACAAAGTTTTTCATGGCTAGACTAACACCTTTCACTGGACCCATTTTTAAGTCTGCTGCAAGTTAGTGCTAAAATATTACAGTGTAACACTTCCAAAAAATACCCAGCTAGCAGGTCAGAGCTGCCCTGTTGTGAGAATAAGGACAGGAGGGTGACAACGCAGTTCTAGTCAGACACCTACGTCTTGCAAAAAAGCCCCACCATAACCAACATTTCTTGTTACTGGCAGTCTCAGGCAAGAGGTCCAGTTGTGACAGGAGGTATTGTGCACTCAGCTGTATTGGGCTAGGATGGAGGTGGATTTAcctctgcctcagcagcaccaaACCCATTGCTCAGCCATTCTGTATCTCTTGCTTGTCATGGAGAACCTTAAGTGCAGTGTGAGAAACGAATTATGGTTTATGCTGGGAGCCTGAAGTGATGCAGCTATGAAGGATGCAGGgagatgctcctgctgctctctcgCTTCTGCCCACTGTGGTTAGCAATGAAGATTTAGGTTGCTTTGTtgtggagcagagatccaggaAATCTCGTTGATAGGGcaccaacagcagcagggagataGGAACATGTCAATAGTGATCTGAGTTCCCACCTGTGTACCACAACATGGTGTGCTGGTAGCCACACCTATCCCACAGCTTGGGAGTCACTGGTTTGAAAGAGGTTATTATTAAGATTCACCTTAAATACGCAGCAACCACAGTTTGCAGAGTTCCTCAGAGATCTTTAGGTCAGCATGCTCTCTGATACCTGCCTCTTGTCCAGGAGGAGGCTAAGTGGACTTCTGTTCAGAGCTGAGATACCAGAAATAGGCATGGCTTTTAGATGGGTTCTtctgtgagctgctggaggacacagctgggagcagcagtcccatggctgggctggagctgtcacTGTGCATATTCGTTACGATATGCTGGATGGGAAGGATGCCGAGAGGGTGGGAGACAATCTGACCTTTTTGTATATTCAACTTCAATAAAATCCTGTCAGCCTTTTGTGACTCTTTGGCCAAGTTCTCTTTTTCAAAGCGACCCATTCCTCTTTCTTTATGTCTGTTCCAGGCCCCATGCACAGCACTGGACTTGCTAAACGCTACTCTCAAATCAGAAGTGACAACACAAAGTTGTTTGAGTTCAATCACCACTGTTTGCAGATCGAAGTACAGGGTTGCTGGCTGACCTTTTCTGATCCTGACTTCCACAGCCAAGAAATCCAAATTTAAAATCTATGTAGTTGCTGTGAAACCGTACAAACAGAGGAGAGGGAATCCCAGCAGGGGTGCTTCAAGCTGCAAGATGAGATATtttgcagagaggaaaagcagccttGCCCAGTAGCAGAAGTCATGCCTTGCCCCATGCTGAATAAaatggctgtgctgtgaagagacAGCAAGgatgaggggctggggagggacatCTGGGCAGGGTAGAGAACTTCCAGCGTGGCCCCTATGTGAGGAGCAGGTGACCTTCATGCCCAGTCTTTACTCACCTTGTCTCTTCCCATCTTTACAGCCCAACCTTGATGTCCACGTACACCCAGCTGCCAGCGCTTCTGCCCTCAGCAGCCTTGTTGCTGAGGAGACCATTAAGGTGCCTGAAGAGCACGTGGCTAAAATGCTCTTTATCTCTGCAGTTACTTCAGTTGCTGATGTTGTCTCTAAGTAGACACCTCTTGCAAGCTCTCCTCAAACCCAGGAACACATCTAGCTGAGACTCTGAGTGAAGCTTTTAGTCTTCTTTAGGCACACGTGATGTTGTCAACAGAtcttcatgtttttttcttgcctagtgctgggttttttcttaacAGCTCCTGACAGAGTGGAAAGGTGGgggtgctgcagccagccaggagcaATTGTCTTGCTGCTTTTGCCACACTGCTCCCACCATGGCAGGAGAGGCAATAAAAACCAAATGGCTATAGGAAGTTTTGCCACTGTTTTAGCAGTAACACCAggtaagaaagagaaaagcacatCTGGttttcagtggagaaaaaaaatgtatcacaTAGGAATTGTATTCTATGAATCACCACAGTCAGTTCTGCTTTCCTGCTTCAGGGCTTGAAGCTGTGGGCTGCCCTGAGCCTTATCATGTGTTTGGCACTGGATGGAGAAAAGTTTTAGGTTTCTTTGCATCAGCCAGTCATACCCAGAGCCTTAACCACCCTGTCATGCTCAGCAGCTGTATCCAGAATGAGAATTAGGTGCTGGGCAGGAAAGAAGCTGttccagggaaggagaaaacaTGGCTTCCcactgtgctgggagctgttgACTGGCactgcctgtttttttttctgcttctggcCTAGAGGCTTAAGctcctcccagcagcttttctctgtcCTTGCACCCTGTGCCACAGGTTTCCCTGCACAACCTGTGAGGCTGGTGGCAGTTCTCTGTGTCTCCCAGAGATGTCTGCTGCAGTAATGGAGAATAGAAACAACAGCACAGGTTTCCCTCTGCTATTTATTTTGCCATTAGAATCAGTCCAAACTCCTCATTTTCTTTGTGCTACACCATCAAATGCATCCCCCAGATCTCTTCCTGGGCAATGATAAGTCCCCATTCTCAGGGCCATATCAACTGGGGCTTTAGGCTTTGGTTCCCTCTCACCACTACCTGACCTCCAAATACACTCAATCTCCTCTCCTGATTCAAAGCATGGGATCTGCAGAATTCCCAGCCATTGAATCCAGCAGCAACTTCCCTGGCTCTAAGGCTGCTGCTGTACTGTAAGATGCAGCCAAAACCAGCCAGACTGAGGATCTGCCTCGAGCAAGCGAAAGCAGATCCTCAGAACCTGCTTGTGTCTCACAGAGGTGCCatagcagaagcagcagctctgacaagGCCTCCCAGCAAAGCTGCATGGATGTTACTAAGCAAATGACCTTTCTCTGGAGCAGTCACTTCACCCACACAATCGAGTGCAAAGCACACACTGCAATGTGTGTGAACATCAAGAATTTGTTCAGCTCTTCAGCAGACAAAATAATTAATCTCCAACAGCTAAACTCATTTACTTTCTCCCTCTTTGCCTTTCTAGCAGACTTCAAATCCAGCACAGCAATTATCTGTGCTGCTAAGGAAGCCCCATGAAGCGTCTTTGGCAAACTTCTCACCCTTTCATGCATTTCCTTTGCTCACTCTGTGAGCAAAGGTCTCTTCCATCACAGAAAAAGATACTTACAAAGATGCCTTCTTCATGCATTGTGCCTGaccagcctggggagcagccctgagcaggccAGGGCCCATGGGGTGACTAGGAGAAGGAATCAGCAAGTTTTGATTAGGAAGATGATAAAGGACGTATGGCAAACAACGttcctctgggtttttttaatgaaatctcTCAGAGGGGAAGAGAGCACAtggaagaattaaaataatcacCTGGCAACTTGCTAGTGCTGGTCATAGATTAGCAACCAGCAGCTAAACCCAAAAGC of Molothrus ater isolate BHLD 08-10-18 breed brown headed cowbird chromosome 5, BPBGC_Mater_1.1, whole genome shotgun sequence contains these proteins:
- the ANKRD54 gene encoding ankyrin repeat domain-containing protein 54 isoform X2, which translates into the protein MIWTQQLLEDGADPCAADDKGRTALHFASCNGNDHIVQLLLDHGADPNQRDGLGNTPLHLAACTNHVPVITTLLRGGARVDALDRAGRTPLHLAKSKLNILQEGFSHSLEAVRLEVKQIIQMLREYLDRLGRHEQKEQLDDLCSRLQMTSTKEQVDEVTDLLASFTSLSLQMQKMDNR